From one Rhodamnia argentea isolate NSW1041297 chromosome 1, ASM2092103v1, whole genome shotgun sequence genomic stretch:
- the LOC115730729 gene encoding uncharacterized protein LOC115730729 isoform X2 translates to MRFQHAFSKDRALSLLWVALLPSKKVSSLSSMDNNPSQLLPSELIDRCIGLKIWVIMKGDKELVGTLRGFDVYVNMVLEDVTEYWSLVAPLIWNELDSSSNPSGKLCRLAIWVECCFLFLQWRHSSELADHGVELSPQHLILPRASQFD, encoded by the exons ATGCGCTTTCAACATGCGTTTTCCAAAGACAGAGCTCTCTCCCTACTTTGGGTTGCATTGCTTCCAAGCAAAAAAGTGTCCTCACTTTCCTCCATGGACAACAATCCTTCACAGCTCCTCCCATCAG AGTTGATTGACCGGTGTATAGGTTTGAAAATCTGGGTTATAATGAAGGGAGACAAGGAGCTTGTCGGTACTCTTAGGGGCTTCGATGTGTACGTCAACATGGTCCTCGAGGATGTCACTGAGTA TTGGTCCCTGGTGGCTCCCCTGATCTGGAATGAGTTGGATTCATCCTCTAACCCCAGTGGCAAATTATGTAG GTTGGCTATTTGGGTGGAGTGctgtttcttgtttttgcagTGGCGGCATTCTTCTGA ATTAGCTGATCATGGAGTTGAACTGAGTCCCCAGCATTTGATCTTGCCAAGAGCTTCTCAATTTGACTGA
- the LOC115730729 gene encoding uncharacterized protein LOC115730729 isoform X6 translates to MRFQHAFSKDRALSLLWVALLPSKKVSSLSSMDNNPSQLLPSELIDRCIGLKIWVIMKGDKELVGTLRGFDVYVNMVLEDVTEYWSLVAPLIWNELDSSSNPSGKLCWLFGWSAVSCFCSGGILLN, encoded by the exons ATGCGCTTTCAACATGCGTTTTCCAAAGACAGAGCTCTCTCCCTACTTTGGGTTGCATTGCTTCCAAGCAAAAAAGTGTCCTCACTTTCCTCCATGGACAACAATCCTTCACAGCTCCTCCCATCAG AGTTGATTGACCGGTGTATAGGTTTGAAAATCTGGGTTATAATGAAGGGAGACAAGGAGCTTGTCGGTACTCTTAGGGGCTTCGATGTGTACGTCAACATGGTCCTCGAGGATGTCACTGAGTA TTGGTCCCTGGTGGCTCCCCTGATCTGGAATGAGTTGGATTCATCCTCTAACCCCAGTGGCAAATTAT GTTGGCTATTTGGGTGGAGTGctgtttcttgtttttgcagTGGCGGCATTCTTCTGA ATTAG
- the LOC115730729 gene encoding uncharacterized protein LOC115730729 isoform X3: protein MRFQHAFSKDRALSLLWVALLPSKKVSSLSSMDNNPSQLLPSELIDRCIGLKIWVIMKGDKELVGTLRGFDVYVNMVLEDVTEYWSLVAPLIWNELDSSSNPSGKLFSVRFSDSTLERKKWYKRFKGVQWEEGLEAIDP, encoded by the exons ATGCGCTTTCAACATGCGTTTTCCAAAGACAGAGCTCTCTCCCTACTTTGGGTTGCATTGCTTCCAAGCAAAAAAGTGTCCTCACTTTCCTCCATGGACAACAATCCTTCACAGCTCCTCCCATCAG AGTTGATTGACCGGTGTATAGGTTTGAAAATCTGGGTTATAATGAAGGGAGACAAGGAGCTTGTCGGTACTCTTAGGGGCTTCGATGTGTACGTCAACATGGTCCTCGAGGATGTCACTGAGTA TTGGTCCCTGGTGGCTCCCCTGATCTGGAATGAGTTGGATTCATCCTCTAACCCCAGTGGCAAATTAT TTTCTGTTCGCTTTTCGGATTCGACTTTAGAGAGGAAGAAGTGGTACAAGAGGTTCAAAGGAGTGCAATGGGAAGAGGGCCTCGAGGCTATTGATCCTTAG
- the LOC115730729 gene encoding uncharacterized protein LOC115730729 isoform X4, translated as MRFQHAFSKDRALSLLWVALLPSKKVSSLSSMDNNPSQLLPSELIDRCIGLKIWVIMKGDKELVGTLRGFDVYVNMVLEDVTEYWSLVAPLIWNELDSSSNPSGKLCSFCSLFGFDFREEEVVQEVQRSAMGRGPRGY; from the exons ATGCGCTTTCAACATGCGTTTTCCAAAGACAGAGCTCTCTCCCTACTTTGGGTTGCATTGCTTCCAAGCAAAAAAGTGTCCTCACTTTCCTCCATGGACAACAATCCTTCACAGCTCCTCCCATCAG AGTTGATTGACCGGTGTATAGGTTTGAAAATCTGGGTTATAATGAAGGGAGACAAGGAGCTTGTCGGTACTCTTAGGGGCTTCGATGTGTACGTCAACATGGTCCTCGAGGATGTCACTGAGTA TTGGTCCCTGGTGGCTCCCCTGATCTGGAATGAGTTGGATTCATCCTCTAACCCCAGTGGCAAATTATGTAG TTTCTGTTCGCTTTTCGGATTCGACTTTAGAGAGGAAGAAGTGGTACAAGAGGTTCAAAGGAGTGCAATGGGAAGAGGGCCTCGAGGCTATTGA
- the LOC115730729 gene encoding uncharacterized protein LOC115730729 isoform X1 — MRFQHAFSKDRALSLLWVALLPSKKVSSLSSMDNNPSQLLPSELIDRCIGLKIWVIMKGDKELVGTLRGFDVYVNMVLEDVTEYWSLVAPLIWNELDSSSNPSGKLCRLAIWVECCFLFLQWRHSSEFSRGFQTVERVSSELVRCNIACGAWLRVTITNS, encoded by the exons ATGCGCTTTCAACATGCGTTTTCCAAAGACAGAGCTCTCTCCCTACTTTGGGTTGCATTGCTTCCAAGCAAAAAAGTGTCCTCACTTTCCTCCATGGACAACAATCCTTCACAGCTCCTCCCATCAG AGTTGATTGACCGGTGTATAGGTTTGAAAATCTGGGTTATAATGAAGGGAGACAAGGAGCTTGTCGGTACTCTTAGGGGCTTCGATGTGTACGTCAACATGGTCCTCGAGGATGTCACTGAGTA TTGGTCCCTGGTGGCTCCCCTGATCTGGAATGAGTTGGATTCATCCTCTAACCCCAGTGGCAAATTATGTAG GTTGGCTATTTGGGTGGAGTGctgtttcttgtttttgcagTGGCGGCATTCTTCTGAGTTTTCTAGAGGTTTTCAGACTGTTGAAAGAGTGAGCTCAGAGCTCGTGAGGTGTAATATTGCTTGCGGAGCTTGGTTAAGAGTGACCATAACAAATTCTTGA
- the LOC115730729 gene encoding uncharacterized protein LOC115730729 isoform X5, which translates to MRFQHAFSKDRALSLLWVALLPSKKVSSLSSMDNNPSQLLPSELIDRCIGLKIWVIMKGDKELVGTLRGFDVYVNMVLEDVTEYWSLVAPLIWNELDSSSNPSGKLCWLFGWSAVSCFCSGGILLSFLEVFRLLKE; encoded by the exons ATGCGCTTTCAACATGCGTTTTCCAAAGACAGAGCTCTCTCCCTACTTTGGGTTGCATTGCTTCCAAGCAAAAAAGTGTCCTCACTTTCCTCCATGGACAACAATCCTTCACAGCTCCTCCCATCAG AGTTGATTGACCGGTGTATAGGTTTGAAAATCTGGGTTATAATGAAGGGAGACAAGGAGCTTGTCGGTACTCTTAGGGGCTTCGATGTGTACGTCAACATGGTCCTCGAGGATGTCACTGAGTA TTGGTCCCTGGTGGCTCCCCTGATCTGGAATGAGTTGGATTCATCCTCTAACCCCAGTGGCAAATTAT GTTGGCTATTTGGGTGGAGTGctgtttcttgtttttgcagTGGCGGCATTCTTCTGAGTTTTCTAGAGGTTTTCAGACTGTTGAAAGAGTGA